The Macrobrachium nipponense isolate FS-2020 chromosome 19, ASM1510439v2, whole genome shotgun sequence genome contains a region encoding:
- the LOC135212142 gene encoding uncharacterized protein LOC135212142, with protein sequence MAYKEANKLAKKTVAIAKDRAYDQLYKELDTREGQGKIFKLAHMRNKNTKDITHIRQIKDKDGNILRNERDIMRWEEYFEALLNEENGRFLRGDGHTNCGPVTEITKAEVRVALGKMKNSKAVGPDGIPAEAWKALDEEGIDILWQLMKKIMESETVPENWRESILIPIFKEKGTYSVMKITEE encoded by the coding sequence ATGGCCTATAAGGAGGCaaataaattagcaaagaaaactGTAGCAATTGCTAAGGATAGAGCATATGATCAGCTTTACAAAGAGCTAGATACCAGGGAAGGGCAAGGAAAGATCTTTAAACTAGCACACATGAGAAATAAGAATACCAAGGATATAACACACATAAGACAGATTAAGGATAAGGATGGAAATAtactgagaaatgagagagacataATGAGATGGGAGGAATATTTTGAGGCcttattgaatgaagaaaatggaaGATTTCTAAGAGGAGACGGACACACAAATTGTGGaccagtcacagaaataacaaaagctgaggttagagtggcactgggaaagatgaaaaatagtaaagCGGTGGGACCAGATGGCATACCTGCAGAAGCCTGGAAGGCtcttgatgaggaaggaattgacatattgtggcagttaatgaaaaagattatggaaAGTGAGACGGTACCCGAAAATTGGAGAGAAAGTATATTAATCCCAATATTCAAAGAGAAGGGGACATACAGTGTTATGAAAATTACCGAGGAATAA
- the LOC135213074 gene encoding uncharacterized protein LOC135213074 produces MRFEGLLIFSAIVLLALRKSGSVKIQPSKTFELVLTGQKLNGNYTSFSSISVQSCASHCITRGCWLLTWDVATSTCSLLDPLTALPGIEAGPSTLRTYFCSGINNARVKMFPEKIIWTDCRTKCENLGGRMFLPPDYTYAAVLTVISGSIVYHVGMYRFPNDTKTWYNMDGQVISPPVRWDTNEPTNSGGMEYYVLFNNKGLADISTSTLYSYGCACEI; encoded by the exons ATGCGTTTCGAAGGCCTGTTGATCTTCTCAGCTATAGTGCTGCTGGCGTTGAGGAAATCAGGCTCTGTCAAGATACAACCCTCAAAGACTTTTGAATTAGTCCTTACTGGACAAAAGCTTAATGGGAATTACACATCCTTCTCTTCAATTAGTGTCCAGAG CTGTGCTTCTCACTGTATCACCCGTGGCTGCTGGCTGCTGACTTGGGACGTTGCTACGAGCACCTGCAGCCTTCTGGACCCTCTCACTGCCCTGCCTGGAATCGAAGCAGGACCATCCACCCTCAGGACGTATTTCTGCTCTGGCATAAATAACGCCAGAGTGAAGATGTTCCCAGAGAAAATCATCTGGACCGATTGCAGAACAAAATGTGAGAATCTGGGAGGGCGGATGTTTTTACCCCCAGATTACACTTACGCTGCTGTTTTAACTGTTATTTCTGGCTCTATTGTGTATCATGTGGGCATGTATCGGTTTCCAAATGACACAAAGACTTGGTACAACATGGACGGGCAGGTTATCTCTCCTCCTGTACGTTGGGATACGAATGAACCGACCAATAGCGGAGGTATGGAGTACTATGTTCTATTCAACAACAAGGGATTAGCAGACATAAGCACATCCACTCTCTATTCGTATGGTTGTGCTTGTGAAATATAG